One region of Vitis vinifera cultivar Pinot Noir 40024 chromosome 1, ASM3070453v1 genomic DNA includes:
- the LOC100252459 gene encoding uncharacterized protein LOC100252459: MDLANEELQFLSIPDILKESTSIPKQSPKAFYLITLTLIFPLSFAILAHSLFTHPLYSQIQASDPRHTHHQWTLLLTFQLCYLIFLFALSLLSTAAVVFTVASLYTSKPVSFASTMAAIPRVFKRLFITFIWVSLLMITYYAVFSAAVVLLIIAVDVQSPLLFFFALVVIFLLFVVVHVYITALWHLASVVSVLEPVYGFAAMKKSYELLKGKTRMAAALVFVYLVICGVISGVFGAVVVHGGEMYGVFFRIVVGGFLVGVLVIVNLIGLLVQSVFYYVCKSYHHQGIDKSALLDHLGGYLGEYVPLKSSIQMENLEV, encoded by the coding sequence ATGGATCTTGCGAATGAGGAGCTGCAATTTCTTTCTATACCTGATATTTTGAAGGAATCAACCTCGATTCCCAAACAATCCCCAAAAGCATTTTATCTgataaccctaaccctaatttTTCCACTCTCCTTTGCGATTCTTGCGCATTCACTCTTCACCCACCCTCTCTACAGCCAAATCCAAGCCTCAGACCCAAGGCACACCCACCATCAATGGACCCTTCTCTTGACTTTCCAGCTCTGCTACCTCATCTTCCTCTTCGCCTTGTCGCTCCTCTCCACAGCCGCGGTCGTCTTCACCGTGGCCTCCCTTTACACCTCCAAGCCCGTCTCATTCGCCTCCACCATGGCCGCAATTCCGCGGGTTTTCAAGCGCCTCTTCATCACCTTCATCTGGGTTAGCCTTCTCATGATCACCTACTACGCGGTGTTCTCCGCCGCCGTGGTGCTCCTCATCATCGCCGTCGATGTGCAGAGTCCCCTGCTCTTCTTCTTCGCGCTGGTGGTCATTTTCCTGCTCTTCGTCGTCGTCCATGTCTACATCACCGCCCTGTGGCACCTCGCAAGCGTAGTGTCGGTGCTGGAGCCGGTGTACGGGTTCGCGGCGATGAAGAAGAGCTATGAGTTGTTGAAGGGGAAGACGAGGATGGCGGCAGCGCTGGTGTTCGTGTACCTCGTGATCTGTGGAGTCATAAGCGGGGTCTTCGGGGCAGTGGTGGTTCACGGCGGGGAAATGTATGGGGTGTTTTTCAGGATTGTGGTTGGTGGGTTTTTGGTTGGGGTTTTGGTGATTGTGAATTTGATTGGGTTGCTGGTTCAAAGCGTGTTCTACTATGTATGCAAGAGCTACCACCATCAGGGTATCGATAAAAGCGCTTTGCTCGATCATCTTGGTGGGTATCTTGGGGAGTATGTGCCTCTCAAGAGCAGCATTCAGATGGAAAACTTGGAGGTCTGA